The segment TAGAATCTTTCAGTAGTCATTGAGCAATCTGACTAATTCTTATGATATGATCTCAACCTCTCTCCTGGGGAGAGCTGTGGGCAGTAAAATGTGTTGTtttgacagaattttttttgctCCCACCCTATCCACCCCCTGTGTATTATTCATGTTGCTATCAATTTTCTTAAACAGTAGGATCAAGAAACTAAGTCACGTACTTAGTGTGAGACAGTGAAATCTGTGATAAACATAATTTCCAGGAGAGATTGATTCAACAGTCATTTGCAAAGACACATGCTAGAGTAGTGGGATatatgtgttttggtttggttttttcgtTCGGTGCTTTTCCTTGGGCTCACCATCAGACTGAGAGTTTACTTTGTTTACTTAAAGCctgctttgtgttttaaaacattcttttcATGATTCTTTCAAGCccccttcccttctttttttttttttttaagcaatgcTACTGAGCTGCGAGGTTGCTAAAGAGCAACAGAAGTCACAGAATCTCTCTTTGGAAATGAGATGGTTGCCATGGCAATGCTTCCAGCTGCTTCTTGTCCCagttgagaaaataatttttagactCCTATATTACAAGGTTAAGCTATAATGTTTAAAACTAAATCATATAGCTAATTGATTTAAAATTAAGATCAACacattgctttttaaatatttagggCTGATAATCATGAAATTCTTCACTCAAATATTTGTGCAGgtacttttcaaatatttttttctgtttgttcaaGTACTTGAGGTAAAACTGGTGCATtcagatggaaaatattttcaactaACTGATTTTAGTAGATGTGTTTTTGTAGTAGAAATTATCCTGAAACTGACTGCTACCTAGATAGGTGGTGTTTAAAATATGACTCTGAGTTTGACTCATACTTTGCAATATGCCAAATCTGGATCAGATCTGAAATGCTAGATacttttaaagtttattttctctgaagtcCAGACAGTTGATGAAGTGTTGGTTGTATAGGTGGTCTCTAGTCAACCTTACTTGGAACAGGATTATCACCAACATCCGTTCAGTCATATTGTGTGTAGCCAACATTAAAAATCTCCAAGTACAGAGGTTCCACAACCCATCTGGGAAAACTTTTCCcctgttccctgctcctggtAAACAAGCTTTCCCAAGTGTCCAGTTGGAATCTCCAGGTCATATGTTGTGGCCACTGGACTGTGTTGTTGTTAGACTATGGGATTAATCATGCGAAAAGCCTGGTGAGATTTGGGTGAATAGTGACATGCAGAGGAGCCCTAGTTAGCATAATCAGTGAGAATGGAAGGGACAGACTTCTCTGCTCCTAAGGTTATCAAAGGAAAATTATTAGACCATTGTCCCTGGTGTgaaacccaaataaaaaatcccagagctcctggcacagtGATGTATTGTCTACAGGGATTTGCTATGGGATACAGGGGAAAGAGCACTATGCAGCTGTTTAGAGGTTATTATGGGATACTTGTAATGTGACTCTGGGAGCATGTAGAGCTTTCTATGAAATGTTCAGTGAAAGGCCCAAAGGTCAGAAAATGAGGGATCCATGTAGCACAGAGGAACAAACCttgtttgatttatttcttgatttctttatttcttgaCCAGTCTTTCCTTGCTGATTTTCATTACCTTATCATCccctggtttggtttttttttgttatgtaaATAGTTCAGAGAGGACTTTTGCTAGATTGTAAGGTACATACACAATTTTATCCATCCTTGCGACTTTGAAAATACTGAACTACTTCAGATTTTTGGAGAAGTTTTTCACTTAATCTGGCCTTAACTCCTACTCCttcattaaaattcattttataaaGTATCTGATCACTGCTTATGAAGTctgcaacaaaaaaatcagtgcCATTTGTCCTTCTCCCTCATAAAATAATGGGGGTTTGAGTTTGACTTCTTTTTATGTCCAATCtatttacagaatattttttaggtttttatgTCCCTTGATAGAGGTAACCTTTTTAATCTTAACCTTTAATTTTATCATGATCGGTTATTGTGTTATCCCTATATAGTCACTCTAAGGATTTGTCCTTTGACTCCCCTTACTTACACAACTTCATTCTgactttcagatttttaaagaactttttAGCCAGACCTTTTGTGGTCTTACTATGATTCTTGTCTTTCTTTATGAGAAATAATTTGTCATTTCATCTTCACTATAATACCGTTTATTAATTGCTCAAAGACCCTGTCTCTCTCAGACTCTTAGCAAGAGAGAAGATGGTTGCCTAAGTTTATTGgtctgccttttatttttaaaatatattttcctcacAATGCTGCACATACTTTCCCTCAGAATCACAAATTCTACTATCTTAAGACAGATGTCACCTAACTGGCATTCCACGCAAGTATTCTCCAACAATTTTCACCTGCAATGTTTGTATCTGGCAATTTTTGCCACCCTTAGagtaaaaaaatcagatgtttCCTATCAAGCTGTTTTTCAAAGCAAGCTGAGTAACTTAAGATTTTTATTACCACCAGTCCTGTCAGCTAACCAAACAGTTATTTTCCTGTGTCTTCCATGATGATTGTTTTGATTGTATTTTTCAAGTTAGGTCAGTGTTTTTGTTGAAAGAAAACCCTCTTCAATTCTGTTAAGTTTCTACACCCTTAGAATTTAGCCTTGAGTTCAGCAGGAAGGTACAAAGaatatgtttttaatatttacttCAGTTCTTTCAtaagaaatcccaaaaaaattgCTGAATATTTGAAAAGTCAAATGTTTCTAAGAGCATAGCATTTGTTCTGTTTTACATTTAGTCAAAAAATATACTTTGGTTCATTCCCCAAATAATGGTTCATCTCACAAATACTGAATGTGTAAAAAGAGATTGAAAATTTGTATTGAAAACAGCCTTGTGTTTCAGCAGTTAATAACTGCTTTCTGCATTGTCAGACAAAACACATACTTTGTATGCCAATGCCAGCTCATAAGTTCAAGAACAAGTGAAAGCTGttatgaacatttttttttgttactaatCCTATGCAAAGATACCAAAGTGCATTTAGCCAAGGCTGCAAAGCAATTCAAAATCACTCAAAGCTGCAGAAGTATTTCTATGGCCTGATTTTGTTGTTTGGTGGGGCTTTGCTggtttgttagtttgttttccCAAAGCTTGTGCTATGCCTATGAAACTTCTTTCAGGAAAGATACTAACATACTTTGTTACATGTTTTATGTGTTTTGTCATGTTAGAGCTTTGTTTCCTGTGTTCCTCAGTTTACTGAACAACTTTCTTGCAGGTAAGTTAGCATTTTGCATGCTTCTGGAAACCATACAAATCCATAAATCACCCATGCCAAGCCTTTTGAAGGTCCTGGATATGCAGGTTGCCAGCCTGTGCCAAAGCCTTTCCCATAATGACAGATTCTGTATTGGGCACAGTGATCATCAAATGATGGATTTTAAATTcttggagaaggaaggagggggcCAGCGGAACTGCCTTGGATTTCCAGAGAGATTGGTCCCCATCCTGAAGTGCAAAGGAGTCCAGAAAGGCAGAACATTCTCCAAGAGGGAAATCTTAGATGCAGGAGCAAGATGTCCCATGTGCCAAAAGGTGGCGAGGAAGAGTGGCCTGGCTGAACAGAGAACGTGGACAGGAACTCAGAGAGAAAAGATTTTGACCTTTGGAAGAAAGGTCAGAAATCTCAGAAGAACTACAAAGATAATGTGAGCTTATGGGGAATACAACTAGAGGGGTCAAAGCACAACCAGAATTTAATCTGACTACTGCcctaaaagacaataaaaatgtttctataaaTGCATAACCAGCAAAAGAAGGGCTAAGAATAATCTCCATTCTTTATTGGATGCAGGGGTAAACAGTGACAAAGGACAAGGAAAACATGAGGTGCTTAAAGTGGTTGACAACAAGTTATTCTCCAGCTACTCAGCCCTGTGAATTGGAAGACAGGAATGGGGAGCAGAATGAAGTCACCACAATCCAAGGGGAAATGCACAGCGACCTGCTCTGCCACTCAGACACTCTCGGGTCCATGGGGCCAggtgggagctggcagagctgctcactgAGCCCCTTTCcaccagcagtcctggctaaCCAGGAAGGTTAGGGGAAATACAACATCTGTCTGCAGGACTGGAAGGAGGATCTGGGAACTGCAGGCCTGTCATCCAGACCTTGGTGCTGGGGAAATTCATGGAGCAGAACATCCTGATGGCACTGAGGACAACCAGGGGATCAGGCCCACACAGCATGGGTTTGTGAAAGACCCTGACCAACTGGGTCTCCCATCACAAGGTGACCCACTCAAGTGGATTAGGGAAAGCCTGTGGATGTTGTCCACCTGGATCTTAGTCAAGCCTTTGATGTtgtttcccacagcattctcctggagaCACTGGATTCCCGTGGCTTGGATGGATGCACTCATCTCTGGGTAAGAAAGTGGCTCAATAGATGGCCCAGAGGGGGCTGATTGGTGCCACGTCCAGCTGGTGACTGCTCACCcgtgctgctccccagggctcggCTCCGGAGCCAGTCCTGTTTAATGTCTTCATCAATGATCTGGATAAGGGGATCAAATGCATCCTCAGTCAGATTGCAGACAAGTTGGGTGgaagtgttgatctgctggagggcaggaacgctctgcagagggatttgAACAGGCTGGATCCATGTGCCATATGGTTATGAAGAATGTATAAAGACTATTTCCACACAGGAGAGCCTGAATTGGAAAAATTCAAATGAATGCTTGTCCGTTAAAACTCAGCAGAATCAGAAGAATAATTAAAACTTCAGCATACTGTAGAGAAGGAGTATGTTGTCATTGGGCTAGGAAACAAAGTATCTTAATTAACATGGCTAAGAACAAGTCATTGTagcaatgttttattttgaaatctgtATATTACCAAACCATACCTATCTAAAGTACTCTGACCTTAAGATCATGATATAATTGCTAAAAAACTGTTCTCAGAATcaagagcagagagggagatgcaaagattttaattgtttttcaaagttttcatCCACAAAAATAGATGCCTTTCTGAGCATGAGTGAATGAATGCTGGTGCCCTTCTCCCTTCTAATTAAACACTTCCCACTTCacttctgctctgccagctcagaCAAAAGTTTGGAAATCAACAAAGAAgcaaacagcaagaaaataaagagaaatggaaagacAGGAGAGGAGATAAACAGTGGTGAAATATATGGGAATCAAAGGCACCAAAGATGCACCCCAGTTTATACCAGGGTGATGTGAGACCCATCAATAAATACCAGTAGAGTCAATGGTGTTTTTCAGAGTATATCTATATggacagagtggaaaagtaccTTCTCCTACCTTTTCTTAGCATACTATTTCAGCAAGCTCTGTATATGTTCAAAGCAACTTAATATTTCATAAGTTATCATACAGTATTTTCATGCCTTAGACATGGCTTGTAATACTTTATGGTACCAGCCATAAATTAGATATTGTCAAACACACAAATATCAGAAGTTCCCTGAGCTTCATAATGCTAAAGAAGAGAATATGTATTCTTAAACTTTTCCCTGTAGCTCTACTACTGATCAGTGTCATGGAGAAGATACTGTTCTGACTCTGTGGACATCCTCCTGTGTAATAGATTGCTTGTACTTtaaaatggaagagaaagatCACTGAGTTTTAAATGTTACAAGCAAATATTTCCTAAGACATTTGCTGTGGGTATTGATTTAATTGTACATGAAATACAAATCCTTGCTGAATTATTGAAGAACAGAAATTATGACTTGATATGAATTCCAAAGTAGAGCTTGCACAGGTCTTAAATGTTCCATCAATTTTAGTTGTGATTTGTTTCAAGGATGGAATCTGATCAAAGCAGGTTGCAGGGTGGATGAGGGAGCTCAAAAACTTAAGTGTTGTCTAATCTTTGAAAGGGTAAATGTAGATTAGACATCACCTAAAGGCTATGCAGACAGACAGTAGAACTTTCAAATACATAGCTGCATagcaataattaatttatttagttCATGACAGCTTTGATCTGAGTTAATGTTAACTGACTCTTGTTATTCCACATAAACTAAAATAGAAACCTGTTGACCAGCCTgttctgcttttgtttgctgtatttttagAGCTCTCAGACATTGTTTCTGATTCATTCACATTAAAACATGAAGTAACAACGTGGTTTATAGTTGGGTTGTTCTTAAtacttaaaaatcaaataatttctgtgcAATTTAAATGTGACTACATTTCAGTAGAGCTTTGAGTTAATTAATCTATGCAAAATGGCATAGTAAATTTTAGCATCTGCCTGTGTCTATTTAAGCAACATAAATAATTTACTGAactaaaatttcttcatggttCTCCACTACTATTGTTTAATAAAGGAAATTTAATTACTATGTCATTTTAATCATTATGGAAGACCTTTGTACTTTATAATTCATACATACTTTATTGCAAGTATATGTCAGAGCAAAGTCCAGCAGATTAAGCACAGTGTGAAATAAGGACTATGCAATTTTGCTGCATTTGAGATAGGACATTGGATCTGATTTATTCACCTGGACTTAAGTAGCAGGCAAAGTACAATTGTAGACAGTGAGCTCATTTGTGTTCTTGGCCAGTCTTCACTGGAAAGAGGTAAGGTGTCTGCCCAGTGCTGTGTTCCTTGGGTActttcttaataatttttaacatCAATTTTTATTCTCGAATTAAATTGATCTTTAAATCAAATCTCAATGTTTATGCATAAATataagtgaagaaaaaagacTGATATTCAAAAATACtaaaagaaagccaaaacagttccaaaaaaaccctccagatCCAAGTTCAAATTTCATGAAAATCAGGATTTGGGCTTGTGGGTTAGGGTTTGatttaaagtaatttataatttattactTCATAATAGCAACAATAATCAAAGCTTTCAGAGAAGATGATACATGACAGTAGAAAACACAAGTACAGCAGAATTTAAATGCTTAAAGGGAAGCATTGTGCCAAATTTCATAGAATGTAATTTTCCAGTTTATTATGATCCCAATGTCAAATGACCAACTTTGCATAAAATggcaaattatattttaatctTAAATCATAGTTATTACTGAATAGTTTTAGGTAGAATAGAAAATTCTGGTTTGCTGGCTTTGGGTATGGTAGGCAGAAAAATTAACTCTCAAACTGGAACTTTATTGCAGTGATTTATCTtggacatttttaaaaaaatacactgaattttTTCACTCTGGAAAACTGTTTGCTGAATGTGCTGCTAAGTCATTAGATTTATAAGGAATGTGGCTTTGTTGCAACATAAGCCACTGTGGAGAAGGGTGCTGGCCTCTGCAGACTGTGCTGACACAGCAGGAAATAAACCCTGACCAAAGAGCTTTTTTGGTAGATCTATTTTCTGCCTTCAGCAAAGCCACTGTGGGGAGCCCAGtccttaaaaaacaaattaaaagagCATTAAAAGAGTTTGATTTGAGTCTAAGTAAATATATCCTTTGAGAGCATAGGAAACATTTGTTTACCCGATTCATTCTAAGCTGTTGTTGACAGAAACTCCTCTTCAGAGAATCTGCCTAAGTGAGGACCCCAGGATTTAGTCCAGTAATACCCTGAGCCTTCTTCTGTACTGAATGAAGTATTAATGTACCCCAAAAGATGGATAAAATGAGGCACAAAGCTGTTTCAATTCAGTATATTGAACTTGAGAGTTTTGAAGAGGCTAAAGAAAGTCCTTTTGCTTTGTCTactgaacttttttttaaaaaatctgattgAAACTTGTGACCTGTTACTTCAAGCTGTAGATAGAAATTCACAAAATAGCATAGTTCAGGTTAAGTGAGTTCTCCAGTGCATGGAAACCTTTCCAGCACTAGGAAAGCCTAGTGTCTGAGTACTGTTTGAACTACAGACAGTCAGCAGAGCTAATGTTACTGCTTCTGTCTCTTTGACCATTGATGTCTCTATTTCACTATAGTTTGGATTCAGGGAATAAGAAAAATTCAACTCTGATAATTAAAAgttgtgctttttctttagtCATTACATTACTCTTGATGGCTTTTTGCCACACTCAAAATTGCATTATGTTTCATTGCCTAGCATGGCACAAGGTGAGAGATGTTCTTAGTGATTCAGCACAGCACTCTGTGTCAGAGAAATGAATGATTTGCCAGAAATGAGACATCAGGAAAGGAGAGATCCTTCAAAAATGGGAGAAGCCAACTTTGACAGAGGCTTTCTGTATTGAAGctcagtattttaaaagctttctcCTTCAGGACTTTTGCACTAGAAGTCATAAATATTGCCATTTTCAGCTCCAATCTGTGTTTCAGCTCTGTATTGCTGCAGGTGGAGTGACGCAGAAGGAAGATGGGACTGAGGAGCTCAGCAGGATTCGTGCTGCTCTTGCTCTCTCAGTGCACTGTGTCCCTGGGCTCCAAAGAGGCAGTGGTCCTGGCTAATGCCCACCTCCTCCCCCAGAGAGATTATGAGAGACTGGGGAATGCCCATCAGAAAGGTACTCGTGAAGGCACCCAGTGATTTGGACATATTCTGTGTATTACTTTATTGCTTTGCTGTAACATTTTCAACCAACATGTACCAAAGCTAGCCCTGGAAGAATAATTTGCAATATGAACATGTCCTGCCACAAAGTCCTGAACCTGTCTGTAGAAGTTGTTCTATAATGATCACTGAGAAGGGCAATTGTGAGGTTCACTGTGTGTATTGCTGGCTTGGACATCACCATATAAATTACTTAAATAATCCTTCTATAACATCATGGCATCCTATTTGGAGTCAGGTAGGCTATGTCTACcaggaaaatgtaatttttactgAACTTTTCTCACAGAGATAATAAAATTGTCAAGTTTTTATTAAATacaaattacaaatattttacagtCTAATGACATAAGGACATGCCTTTCAACTCTATAGAGAAGTGAGTGATTGCAattcataaatatatttctgaGTAACAGAACAGTGAATATCATCCTTCTCTACAAAAGGAATTCTCTCTCTATAAGTTCATACATATgtaaatgtatatttaaataaattatgttcTGGCTCTTAAGAAGCCGGAGAATCAATTGTAAAATTCAGAGCACTGTGCTGCAGTCTCAGAGATGCTTGATATTATACTAGAGCAAGAAGTTTTCTTATAAATATGTTACATTTAAAAACACCAGTAAATATTTTAGCCCAATAGGGAGGGTCAACCCAAGCCTTATATGCCATTTCTGTTACCCTCTGAGTTTACTGGATGAGcaataaaatggaaaagcagTTTCACCCATCTTCCTGATGCTGGTGTTCAGCACTGAACAGAACTGTAGTCCTGACTGCAAATCCATGATAAAATTTAGCCTGGTGTTTGAGTGAAAAGAACTCATCCTATGAAAATCCTCAGATGTTTATAAGCTTTATGTTAACAAGAAATATGCTTTAATACCTCCCTTATATCAATGAAAACATGGCATGCATTTCAGAATTTAACACAAGGATGTTAGAGGTGCCTGAAGTATAAATTGGttcaagagaaattaatttgttcATTGAGGAAAAGACTAGGTCTAGCTATGAATTGTCCTACAGATGGCACAGGGAATTGCACACTTGCTGAGTACCCAATCTGGAAGAACACTGGTGGAAAAGGAATGTACACAGTTTTTGGCATTTCAACCACATTTCTGTCATAAATACAAAATCATACTTCTGTTGTTTGACAGAGTAACAAACCATTTTTTGAATTTCTGAATATTTCCTACATGTTCCTCCCAGAAATCTTCCCCCTTTAGCTGAATAAATGGCCATCAGCTGCAATGAAGTCAGTTAGCTCTTTAGTCAGTCTAAAGAGAGTCATTCAGTCACTCTAAAGGACAGAGTTCAATTTCTGAAATTTACTATTTGAACAgaatttactttaatttttttgtgtgtgtttgttttttcttttgtttttttttttttttttttttttactcagacTATCCTAGGGATTGTTTTGAGATTTTAAAGCACTCCAAAGGAAATTCCAGAGATGGCCTTTACATCATCCAACCAAAAGAAGAACCAATTGTTGTCTTTTGTAATATGCAGGATGGTGGCTGGACAGTAATCCAGCATATTACAGCCAACAGCACTGTCGACTTTGACAGGACTTGGCAGGACTACAAATATGGATTTGGCTCTGTTGATGAGAACCACTGGTTAGGAAATGAATACATGCACCAGTTAACTGGCAGCTCAGTGCAATATATACTTGGAGTTAAACTTGTGAATCTAAATGCTGAAGTCAAATGGGGACAGTATGAGCCATTCCTGATTGAGGGGGAGGAGTCTCAGTATCGAATCAGGGTTGGTCTTTACAAAGGCAACGCCACTGATGCTCTGACCCTGGACACAGAAGCTTATCTCCATGACAACCAGAAGTTCACCACCAAGGACAGAGACAATGACAATTACTTTATGAATTGTGCTAAGCTGGAGCTCAATGGCATTCCTGGGGGAGGCTGGTGGTACgatgcctgtgctggggcaaaCCTGAACCGCAGGAATGTGATATACTGGCAAAGAGACTGCAGCAAGCAACAGCCCTGCAAGTTTGCATGGATGATGGTCAAACCCATCGAGCACCACCAGTCGTACCCTACCAAGGCCTGCCCCTGTCAGA is part of the Molothrus aeneus isolate 106 chromosome 6, BPBGC_Maene_1.0, whole genome shotgun sequence genome and harbors:
- the LOC136558488 gene encoding fibrinogen-like protein 1-like protein, which produces MGLRSSAGFVLLLLSQCTVSLGSKEAVVLANAHLLPQRDYERLGNAHQKDYPRDCFEILKHSKGNSRDGLYIIQPKEEPIVVFCNMQDGGWTVIQHITANSTVDFDRTWQDYKYGFGSVDENHWLGNEYMHQLTGSSVQYILGVKLVNLNAEVKWGQYEPFLIEGEESQYRIRVGLYKGNATDALTLDTEAYLHDNQKFTTKDRDNDNYFMNCAKLELNGIPGGGWWYDACAGANLNRRNVIYWQRDCSKQQPCKFAWMMVKPIEHHQSYPTKACPCQKVEL